From a single Lewinella sp. LCG006 genomic region:
- a CDS encoding type II toxin-antitoxin system RelE/ParE family toxin produces the protein MADTYKVVVTPRAEASLEKIINYLIEEVSYETAEHVEKKLLAAINDLAKMPTRNAPAKEIISKANITYRRAISMSYRIIYRVEEDQLMVLVVEIYHTKRGEPETIIYIE, from the coding sequence ATGGCTGACACGTACAAAGTAGTTGTTACTCCTCGTGCCGAAGCCAGCTTGGAAAAGATCATTAATTACCTTATTGAAGAGGTCTCTTATGAAACAGCTGAACATGTTGAAAAAAAGCTTTTAGCCGCTATTAATGATCTTGCAAAGATGCCTACTCGAAATGCACCAGCGAAGGAGATAATCAGCAAGGCAAATATTACCTATCGACGAGCAATATCAATGTCATATCGAATAATATATAGAGTTGAAGAAGATCAACTTATGGTTTTGGTCGTTGAAATTTATCACACTAAAAGAGGCGAGCCAGAAACCATAATATATATCGAATAA
- a CDS encoding FMN-binding negative transcriptional regulator, giving the protein MYIPAFNKMDDQEEILSFLRTYPFATIINQDGQRPLATHLPFVVRLMEYQLMLEAHFARANEQWKLLAAGQETLVIFAEPHAYISPRHYDKIQNVPTWNYQAVHVYGKARLLETAAEGFAHLERLIATFEQDYQAQWAGLSEGYKQAMLAGIVAVEIRVTEIQAKAKLSQNKTTAEQERIAGELSQSADSVVRDLGKAMVKNMGRGE; this is encoded by the coding sequence ATGTATATCCCTGCCTTCAATAAAATGGACGACCAAGAGGAGATTTTATCCTTCTTACGGACGTACCCTTTTGCGACCATCATAAATCAGGATGGCCAACGGCCCCTTGCTACCCATCTCCCTTTTGTCGTCAGGCTGATGGAGTATCAACTTATGTTAGAAGCCCATTTCGCGCGTGCCAATGAGCAGTGGAAGTTATTGGCAGCAGGGCAGGAGACGCTCGTCATCTTTGCCGAACCTCACGCCTATATTTCCCCAAGGCATTACGATAAAATTCAAAATGTACCCACCTGGAACTATCAAGCTGTGCATGTTTATGGTAAGGCTCGGTTGCTGGAAACAGCAGCCGAAGGTTTCGCTCACCTGGAGCGCCTGATTGCTACTTTCGAGCAGGACTACCAAGCCCAATGGGCTGGCCTTTCGGAGGGCTATAAACAGGCTATGCTGGCCGGAATTGTGGCTGTTGAAATAAGGGTGACTGAAATTCAGGCGAAAGCCAAATTGAGTCAAAATAAAACCACTGCTGAACAAGAGCGTATTGCTGGGGAGTTGAGCCAATCAGCAGATAGTGTTGTACGCGATTTGGGGAAGGCTATGGTGAAGAATATGGGGAGGGGGGAGTAA
- a CDS encoding endonuclease/exonuclease/phosphatase family protein: MLRKTIRISLLVVALFLLYVGGVLLHGTLTDWQPDEDLPVDVYAKSSNSIIGDSIISLAIWNMGYAGLGKESDFFYDSGGFFMSGGKMIRPSEELVEKNLDGAELFIKSTDADFFLIQEVDLNSRRSYYTQQLDSLRAQRPDYAASYAANYRVARVPIPILEPWRAYGKVEAGIASLSRWQPTSERRLQLPGSFDWPTLIFQLDRCLLISRFATVSDKELVVINAHLSAYDKGGVLKKQQMAFLRELVTAEYEKGNYVIVGADWNQCPPFFPFDTFSPGKTDGYTQSNIAADFVGEDWQWLYDPTVPSNRKLRSTYDPENTFRTVIDFFLISPNLKALKVKTLDQQFRFSDHQPVWVQLELQ; the protein is encoded by the coding sequence ATGTTGCGTAAAACGATCAGGATATCTTTGCTAGTGGTAGCCCTTTTCTTACTGTATGTAGGAGGTGTTTTGTTGCATGGAACGCTCACAGATTGGCAACCGGATGAAGACTTACCCGTAGATGTTTACGCCAAAAGCAGCAACAGCATTATTGGCGATAGCATTATTTCCCTGGCTATTTGGAACATGGGTTACGCAGGTTTGGGAAAAGAATCCGACTTTTTCTACGACAGTGGCGGCTTCTTTATGTCGGGTGGCAAAATGATTCGACCAAGTGAGGAATTGGTGGAAAAGAACCTGGATGGCGCCGAGCTTTTTATCAAAAGCACCGATGCGGATTTTTTCCTGATTCAAGAGGTTGATCTGAATTCGCGTCGCTCTTACTACACCCAGCAATTGGATAGTTTGCGTGCCCAACGGCCTGATTATGCAGCCAGTTATGCGGCCAACTATCGTGTGGCGCGGGTACCCATACCTATCCTGGAGCCCTGGCGTGCGTACGGCAAAGTAGAAGCGGGTATTGCTTCGTTGAGTCGTTGGCAGCCTACCTCCGAACGCCGGCTACAGTTGCCCGGTAGTTTCGATTGGCCTACCCTTATCTTTCAGCTGGACCGTTGTTTGCTCATCAGCCGTTTTGCGACGGTTTCCGACAAGGAATTAGTCGTCATCAATGCGCACCTTTCTGCTTATGATAAAGGAGGCGTACTCAAGAAGCAGCAGATGGCTTTTCTTCGGGAGTTGGTCACTGCCGAATACGAAAAAGGCAATTACGTCATCGTTGGTGCCGACTGGAACCAGTGCCCACCGTTCTTTCCTTTCGATACTTTTTCGCCAGGAAAAACCGATGGCTATACTCAGAGCAATATCGCAGCTGATTTTGTGGGCGAAGACTGGCAATGGCTCTATGACCCTACCGTACCTAGTAACCGTAAATTGCGAAGTACCTACGACCCGGAGAATACCTTCCGTACCGTAATTGATTTCTTTTTGATTTCTCCCAACCTCAAAGCTTTGAAAGTGAAGACACTGGATCAGCAATTCCGGTTCAGTGATCACCAGCCGGTGTGGGTGCAGCTAGAACTGCAATAG
- the mutS gene encoding DNA mismatch repair protein MutS, whose amino-acid sequence MKQYFTVKAKHPSAILLFRVGDFYETFGEDAVVAAQVLGIVLTSRNNGGSDVELAGFPYHSLDTYLPRLIRAGHRVAICEQLEKPSKEKKIVRRGVTEIVTPGLAIDDKLLDHKTNNFLASLFFGKQQQIGLALLDISTGEFLVCEGSQEYVDKLLQSFRPSEVILAKDKKKGFEERFGERFHVFTLDEWVYSLDYTREKLLNHFEIKSLKGFGVEEMELSQIAAGAILHYLETTENKNIKHLNTIGRIQPDRYVWLDRFTIRNLELIYSSNESGVPLINILDHTVSPMGGRLLKKWVILPLKDVADIEARLAVVDHFVQAPQQVEALSGLIRQMGDLERLIAKVPLGKINPREVTSLKKSLETIPLIVASLQGTDNKMLQKIADGLDDCEKLCQEIGQQIMEDPPVNLSKGGVIADGWSEELDDLRDIMKNGRNRLVGIKEREVERTGISSLKIGFNNVFGYYLEVTNRFKSEVPAEWTRKQTLTNAERYITEELKVLEDKILGAEEKVLVLEASLFEQLVLRLADFIPQVQRNAALIARLDCLLSFSKLAVKNHYVRPQMDDSFVIDIKEGRHPVIEKHLPLGEAYVPNDVYLDRDEQQIMMITGPNMSGKSALLRQTALICLMAQMGSFVPAKAARLGIVDKVFTRVGASDNISSGESTFMVEMNETASIMNNVSDRSLILLDEIGRGTSTYDGISIAWSIAEYLHSNGKAYPKTLFATHYHELNELAQKFPRIKNFNVSVKELGNKVIFLRKLAEGGSHHSFGIHVARMAGMPHSIVERATGILSQLEQKHIEGDGATSKGEPKVARPATESISTEAMQLSIFETVDPVAGQLKAALLDLQINNMTPIECMMKLNELKKLLEE is encoded by the coding sequence ATGAAGCAGTATTTTACGGTAAAAGCCAAGCATCCCTCAGCAATCTTGCTTTTTCGGGTAGGCGATTTCTACGAAACATTTGGCGAAGATGCCGTCGTGGCGGCCCAGGTATTGGGTATCGTGCTGACCAGCAGAAACAATGGTGGCAGCGATGTGGAATTGGCAGGCTTTCCCTATCACTCGCTGGATACTTACTTGCCGCGCCTGATTCGGGCTGGGCATCGGGTAGCCATCTGTGAGCAGTTGGAGAAACCATCCAAAGAAAAGAAGATTGTTCGCCGGGGCGTCACGGAGATCGTGACACCGGGATTGGCTATTGATGATAAATTGCTGGACCATAAGACCAATAACTTTCTGGCCAGCTTGTTCTTTGGCAAGCAGCAGCAGATCGGACTGGCTTTATTGGATATCTCCACTGGGGAATTTCTTGTTTGTGAAGGCAGTCAGGAATACGTCGATAAATTGCTGCAAAGCTTCCGCCCTTCGGAAGTGATTTTGGCGAAAGACAAAAAGAAAGGTTTTGAGGAACGTTTTGGGGAACGTTTTCACGTCTTTACCCTCGACGAATGGGTGTACTCGCTGGATTATACCAGAGAAAAATTGCTGAACCATTTTGAGATCAAATCACTAAAAGGATTTGGCGTAGAGGAGATGGAACTGTCGCAAATCGCTGCGGGTGCCATTTTGCACTATCTGGAAACGACGGAGAACAAAAACATCAAGCACCTCAATACCATCGGGCGGATTCAGCCCGATCGCTACGTGTGGTTGGATCGTTTTACCATTCGTAACCTGGAGTTGATCTATAGTTCGAACGAAAGTGGTGTGCCTTTGATCAATATCCTCGACCATACGGTATCGCCCATGGGAGGGCGATTGCTGAAAAAATGGGTGATTTTACCCCTCAAAGATGTTGCAGACATTGAGGCCCGCCTGGCGGTAGTAGATCATTTTGTACAAGCACCCCAGCAGGTGGAAGCGCTGAGTGGACTCATCCGCCAGATGGGGGATTTGGAACGTTTGATTGCCAAAGTTCCACTGGGCAAAATCAACCCCAGAGAGGTGACCTCCCTGAAAAAATCACTGGAAACCATCCCTCTGATTGTTGCTTCCTTGCAAGGAACAGACAACAAGATGCTACAGAAAATTGCGGATGGCTTAGATGATTGTGAAAAACTGTGTCAGGAAATTGGCCAGCAAATCATGGAAGACCCACCGGTAAACCTCTCCAAAGGCGGTGTGATCGCAGATGGTTGGTCGGAAGAGCTGGATGACCTCCGCGATATCATGAAAAACGGTCGCAATCGACTGGTGGGTATCAAAGAACGCGAGGTAGAACGTACCGGTATCTCCAGCCTAAAAATTGGTTTTAACAATGTTTTCGGTTATTACCTCGAAGTAACCAACAGATTCAAAAGCGAAGTTCCCGCAGAGTGGACACGTAAACAAACCCTGACTAATGCCGAGCGCTACATCACTGAAGAGCTAAAAGTATTGGAAGATAAAATACTAGGCGCTGAGGAAAAGGTACTGGTTTTGGAGGCTTCCCTTTTTGAGCAATTGGTACTGCGACTGGCCGATTTCATTCCACAAGTACAGCGCAATGCGGCGCTGATCGCTCGCCTGGATTGCTTGCTATCCTTCAGCAAATTGGCCGTGAAGAACCATTACGTACGACCCCAGATGGATGATAGTTTTGTCATCGATATCAAGGAGGGGCGCCACCCGGTAATCGAAAAGCATTTGCCATTAGGCGAAGCTTACGTCCCCAATGATGTCTATCTGGATCGGGACGAGCAGCAAATTATGATGATTACCGGACCCAACATGTCGGGTAAATCAGCACTCTTGCGGCAGACGGCCCTGATTTGCCTGATGGCCCAAATGGGTAGTTTTGTTCCTGCGAAAGCAGCAAGATTAGGCATCGTCGATAAAGTCTTCACCCGCGTAGGAGCGAGTGACAACATCTCCAGCGGAGAGTCGACCTTTATGGTGGAGATGAATGAGACTGCCAGTATCATGAACAATGTCTCGGACCGGTCGCTCATCCTGCTCGACGAGATTGGCCGGGGCACCAGTACTTACGATGGGATCAGTATTGCCTGGTCCATTGCTGAATACTTGCACAGCAACGGTAAAGCTTACCCCAAGACACTTTTTGCGACCCACTACCACGAGTTGAATGAGCTGGCGCAGAAGTTTCCCCGGATCAAGAATTTCAATGTTTCCGTCAAGGAATTAGGCAACAAAGTCATCTTTTTACGGAAGCTGGCCGAAGGGGGGAGCCATCACAGCTTCGGTATTCACGTTGCCCGGATGGCCGGTATGCCCCATTCTATTGTTGAGCGAGCCACTGGTATTCTTAGCCAGCTAGAGCAGAAACACATCGAAGGAGATGGCGCAACATCTAAAGGCGAACCTAAGGTAGCTCGTCCGGCGACGGAATCGATCAGTACCGAAGCGATGCAGTTGAGTATCTTCGAAACGGTTGATCCTGTAGCAGGCCAGTTGAAAGCCGCATTATTGGATTTGCAGATCAACAATATGACGCCCATTGAGTGCATGATGAAGCTCAATGAGCTTAAAAAGTTATTGGAAGAATAA
- a CDS encoding glycosyltransferase family 4 protein, with protein sequence MQHNNKLAILAPYPFSPPQSGGHKAVMAYVKYLVASWPDTICISTTDNEPIEGIEIVSLFDDRKSKYFNPKVGWRIRQLLRERNICYLALQHHYFGLLLLPFLLGLSIKVVVFSHNLEYQRWRSIGKWWWPLMWLSEYVVYHWANAVAFISIHDQAEAPQRFGLSAKKCLSAPYPVDQSESPATNSVICRAIRKAHEFDDSDKLLLFFGPQNYAPNLAAVEGIIHHIHPRLQVLADFKYRILICGGGLPKKLDGFRHLTHQGIHYLGFVENIEDYVAACDVVLNPISTGGGVKTKLVEAVAYGKTVVSYQTGALGIDPKICGEKLRQVADNDYDAFAREICLSISTIDLPTPPCFYSVHYGENAIREVKEWMIA encoded by the coding sequence CCTGGTAGCAAGTTGGCCCGATACGATTTGCATTAGCACTACTGATAATGAACCAATAGAAGGTATTGAAATTGTGTCCTTGTTTGATGACCGAAAAAGCAAATATTTTAATCCCAAGGTGGGTTGGCGCATTCGACAACTTTTAAGGGAACGAAATATCTGTTATTTAGCCCTCCAACATCACTATTTTGGGCTCTTGCTGCTCCCTTTTTTATTGGGATTGTCGATAAAAGTTGTTGTATTTAGCCATAATTTAGAGTACCAGCGCTGGCGCAGCATAGGCAAATGGTGGTGGCCTTTGATGTGGCTCAGTGAGTATGTGGTTTATCATTGGGCAAACGCCGTAGCTTTTATTTCCATTCATGATCAAGCTGAAGCACCTCAGCGTTTTGGCCTAAGTGCAAAAAAATGTCTCTCCGCACCCTATCCTGTTGACCAGTCGGAAAGCCCAGCCACCAATAGCGTTATTTGTCGAGCTATCAGAAAAGCGCACGAATTCGATGACTCAGACAAGCTACTGCTTTTCTTCGGTCCACAGAATTATGCTCCTAATTTAGCCGCAGTAGAGGGCATTATCCATCATATTCATCCACGTCTGCAAGTGTTAGCTGATTTTAAATACCGCATCCTGATTTGTGGAGGTGGCTTGCCCAAAAAACTGGATGGCTTTAGGCATTTGACCCACCAAGGGATACATTATCTAGGTTTTGTTGAAAATATCGAAGACTATGTTGCCGCTTGCGACGTTGTACTCAATCCTATTAGTACTGGTGGTGGCGTAAAAACTAAACTGGTAGAAGCCGTAGCGTATGGCAAAACTGTTGTTTCCTACCAAACAGGGGCCTTGGGGATAGACCCAAAGATCTGTGGCGAAAAATTACGCCAAGTAGCGGATAACGATTATGACGCATTTGCGCGTGAAATTTGCTTGTCGATTTCAACAATTGACTTACCTACTCCTCCCTGTTTTTATTCCGTTCATTATGGAGAAAATGCTATTCGAGAAGTAAAGGAATGGATGATTGCCTAG